Proteins encoded within one genomic window of Formosa agariphila KMM 3901:
- a CDS encoding glycosyltransferase family 2 protein: MNFYIVIPAHNEDDSIGRTLESLAKQTLLPKQLVIVNDHSTDNTQAIVESYIEKHSWISIVNVQSSDKHLPGSKIINAFYKGLDTLDENYDIMCKFDADLIFPENYLETISNHFKTKPTLGMVAGFCYIKKDEDWILEDLTNKDHIRGALKAYRKQCFLDIGKLKPAMGWDTIDELLAKFNHWEILTDESLHVKHLKPTGASYNKASKYMQGEAMYKMRYGFSITAISALKLAMKKKNLSLFNDYMSGYFKAKNENIEPLVTPEQGEFIRKLRWKGMLKKFGF; this comes from the coding sequence ATGAATTTTTACATTGTCATTCCCGCACATAATGAAGATGATTCTATTGGACGTACTTTAGAATCGTTAGCAAAACAAACCCTGTTGCCAAAACAATTGGTTATTGTGAATGACCACTCTACAGATAACACCCAAGCTATCGTAGAATCTTACATTGAAAAACATTCATGGATTTCTATTGTGAACGTACAATCGTCCGATAAACATTTACCAGGTTCTAAAATTATAAATGCCTTTTACAAAGGATTAGATACCCTAGATGAGAATTACGATATCATGTGTAAGTTCGATGCCGATTTAATCTTCCCTGAAAACTATTTAGAAACGATTTCTAATCATTTTAAAACCAAACCAACATTGGGTATGGTTGCTGGGTTTTGCTACATTAAAAAGGATGAAGATTGGATTTTAGAAGATTTAACCAACAAAGACCATATTCGCGGTGCACTTAAGGCTTACCGAAAACAGTGCTTTTTAGATATTGGAAAATTAAAACCTGCCATGGGTTGGGACACTATTGATGAATTATTAGCAAAGTTTAATCATTGGGAAATTCTTACCGATGAATCGTTGCACGTAAAACACCTAAAACCTACTGGCGCAAGTTATAATAAAGCTTCAAAATATATGCAAGGTGAAGCCATGTACAAAATGCGTTATGGCTTTTCTATCACAGCTATTTCTGCTTTGAAACTAGCCATGAAGAAAAAGAATCTCTCTCTTTTTAACGATTATATGTCTGGCTATTTTAAAGCTAAAAACGAAAATATAGAACCTTTAGTGACTCCAGAACAAGGCGAATTTATAAGAAAATTACGTTGGAAAGGAATGCTGAAGAAGTTTGGGTTTTAA
- the gcvP gene encoding aminomethyl-transferring glycine dehydrogenase produces the protein MNTNAFSLRHIGPREADQSQMLKTIGVDSLDQLIYETLPDGIRLKQPLNLDAPMTEYEYLTHIHELSKKNKIFKSYIGLGYHPTILPAVIQRNVLENPGWYTAYTPYQAEIAQGRLEALLNFQTMITDLTGMEIANASLLDESTAAAEAMSLLFAVRTREQKKNGVNKFFVSDAILPQSLALLQSRSNPIGIELVIGDETTFDFSSEFFGAILQYPGKDGLVSDIKTFIEKANAADIKVAVAADILSLVKLEAPGKFGAHVVVGTTQRFGIPMGYGGPHAAYFATKEAYKRDLPGRIIGVTKDMNGNRALRMALQTREQHIKRDKATSNICTAQVLLAVMAGMYAVYHGPKGLQFIANSIHDKASALSEALKAIGFKQKNDTFFDTLNIEADAEKIKPLAEAKEINFFYPHVDAVTISINETTSLSDINDIISVFAEAEKTEPIVLDAISESNNINENLQRTTEFLTSDVFNTHHSETELMRYIKMLERKDLSLNHSMISLGSCTMKLNAASEMLPLSYANWGTIHPFVPIEQAQGYQTVLKALEDQLTEITGFAATSLQPNSGAQGEYAGLMVIKAYHESRGDHHRNICLIPSSAHGTNPASAVMAGMKVVVTKSTVEGNIDVDDLREKAELHKDNLSCLMVTYPSTHGVYESAIKEITQIIHDNGGQVYMDGANMNAQVGLTNPGNIGADVCHLNLHKTFAIPHGGGGPGVGPICVAKQLVRFLPGNPIIKTGGEQAISAISAAPFGSSLVCLISYGYIKMLGAQGLVDSTKAAILNANYIKSRLQGSFETLYSGECGRAAHEMIVDCRPFKANGIEVTDIAKRLIDYGFHAPTVSFPVAGTLMIEPTESESKHEMDRFCDALISIKKEIDTATKDEPNNVLKNAPHTLDMLTANSWDLPYTREEAAYPIDYVKTNKFWPTVRRVDDAFGDRNLICTCAPIEDYM, from the coding sequence ATGAATACAAATGCTTTCTCATTGCGTCATATTGGTCCTAGAGAGGCGGACCAAAGCCAAATGTTAAAAACTATTGGTGTAGATAGTTTAGATCAACTTATATACGAAACACTACCTGATGGTATCCGTTTAAAGCAACCGCTTAATTTAGATGCACCAATGACGGAGTATGAGTATTTAACTCACATTCATGAATTGTCTAAGAAAAATAAAATTTTCAAATCATATATTGGTTTAGGATATCACCCAACAATTCTTCCTGCAGTTATTCAACGTAACGTTTTAGAAAACCCAGGTTGGTATACAGCTTATACGCCGTACCAAGCTGAAATTGCACAAGGACGATTAGAAGCCTTATTGAATTTCCAAACCATGATTACCGACTTAACCGGAATGGAAATTGCAAATGCTTCGCTTTTAGATGAAAGTACCGCAGCTGCAGAAGCTATGAGTTTACTATTTGCTGTAAGAACTCGTGAGCAAAAGAAAAATGGAGTTAATAAATTCTTTGTTTCAGATGCTATTTTACCTCAAAGTTTAGCCTTATTACAAAGTCGATCAAACCCTATTGGGATTGAATTAGTTATTGGAGATGAAACCACTTTCGATTTTTCTTCAGAATTCTTTGGAGCAATTCTTCAGTATCCAGGAAAAGATGGTTTAGTAAGCGATATTAAAACATTTATTGAAAAAGCAAATGCAGCAGATATTAAAGTTGCCGTTGCAGCAGATATATTAAGTTTAGTAAAACTAGAAGCTCCAGGTAAATTTGGCGCTCATGTTGTAGTAGGTACTACGCAACGTTTCGGAATCCCGATGGGTTACGGCGGACCTCATGCTGCATATTTTGCAACTAAAGAAGCTTACAAACGTGATCTTCCAGGACGTATTATTGGGGTAACCAAAGACATGAATGGAAACCGTGCTTTACGTATGGCGCTACAAACGCGTGAGCAACACATTAAGCGAGACAAAGCCACTTCTAACATATGTACTGCTCAAGTTTTATTAGCAGTTATGGCTGGAATGTACGCAGTGTATCATGGTCCTAAAGGCTTACAGTTTATTGCTAATTCTATACACGATAAAGCATCAGCTTTGTCAGAAGCTTTAAAAGCTATCGGATTTAAACAAAAGAATGACACCTTCTTCGATACTTTAAATATTGAAGCAGATGCCGAAAAAATTAAACCTCTAGCTGAAGCTAAAGAAATCAACTTTTTCTATCCACATGTAGACGCTGTTACTATTTCTATAAATGAAACAACGTCGCTTTCAGATATAAATGATATCATTTCAGTTTTTGCTGAAGCCGAGAAAACGGAACCTATTGTATTAGATGCTATTTCTGAATCGAATAACATAAATGAAAACTTACAACGTACAACCGAATTTTTAACATCAGATGTATTTAACACGCACCATTCAGAAACTGAATTAATGCGTTATATAAAAATGTTAGAGCGTAAAGATTTATCGTTAAATCATTCTATGATTTCTTTAGGGTCTTGTACCATGAAATTAAATGCAGCTTCAGAAATGTTGCCGTTAAGTTATGCCAATTGGGGAACCATTCACCCATTTGTTCCTATCGAACAAGCTCAAGGTTATCAAACGGTTTTAAAAGCCTTAGAAGACCAATTAACAGAAATTACTGGTTTTGCAGCAACATCTTTACAACCAAACTCTGGTGCGCAGGGCGAATATGCTGGATTAATGGTAATTAAAGCATATCATGAATCTAGAGGAGACCACCATAGAAACATTTGTTTAATTCCATCTTCTGCTCACGGTACAAATCCTGCAAGTGCAGTAATGGCTGGAATGAAAGTCGTTGTTACAAAATCGACTGTAGAAGGGAATATTGATGTAGACGATTTACGCGAAAAAGCCGAATTACATAAAGATAATTTATCATGTTTAATGGTAACATACCCATCTACTCACGGTGTATATGAATCTGCTATTAAAGAAATTACTCAAATTATTCATGATAACGGCGGACAAGTTTATATGGACGGTGCAAACATGAATGCACAAGTTGGTTTAACAAATCCAGGAAACATTGGTGCAGATGTTTGTCACTTAAACTTACATAAAACATTCGCTATTCCTCATGGAGGTGGTGGACCAGGTGTAGGGCCAATTTGTGTTGCAAAACAATTGGTACGGTTCTTACCAGGAAACCCAATTATTAAAACAGGAGGAGAACAAGCTATTAGTGCTATTTCAGCAGCGCCTTTCGGGTCGTCTTTAGTCTGTTTAATCTCTTACGGATATATTAAAATGTTAGGAGCTCAAGGTTTAGTAGATTCTACTAAGGCTGCTATTTTAAATGCTAATTACATTAAGAGCCGTTTACAAGGAAGCTTTGAAACTTTATATTCTGGTGAATGCGGACGTGCAGCACACGAAATGATAGTTGACTGCAGACCATTTAAAGCTAACGGAATTGAAGTTACAGATATTGCTAAACGTTTAATTGATTACGGGTTCCACGCGCCTACAGTTTCTTTCCCTGTTGCAGGAACGTTAATGATTGAACCTACAGAAAGTGAAAGTAAACATGAAATGGACCGTTTTTGCGATGCTTTAATTTCAATTAAAAAGGAAATAGACACAGCTACAAAAGACGAACCTAATAATGTACTTAAAAATGCACCACATACTTTAGACATGTTAACTGCTAATTCATGGGATTTACCATACACTAGAGAAGAAGCAGCCTACCCAATAGATTATGTAAAAACAAATAAATTCTGGCCAACTGTACGTCGTGTAGATGACGCTTTTGGAGACCGAAATTTAATTTGTACGTGTGCCCCAATTGAAGATTACATGTAG
- a CDS encoding 3-oxoacyl-ACP synthase III family protein, whose product MNIKITGTGSYIPSIVQENDKFLNHSFLNNDGTPFENDNTVIIDKFKSITGISERRYVKEEFTSSDIGFLAAEKAIANANIDPETIDYIVFAHNFGDMPYGSNQSDMLPGLAVRVKHKLKIKNPKCVAYDLLFGCPGWIEGVIQAQAFIKAGIAKRCLVIGSETLSRVVDKHDRDAMIFSDGAGACILEETSEPGGILSHVTESYTLDNAFHLSYGKSFNTDLDETTKYIKMDGRKIYEFALTHVPAAMKACLDASGYDIIDVKKVFIHQANEKMDDAILKRFYRLFKMKTPENIMPMTIGNLGNSSVATVPTLFDIVRHNKLENHSLNTGDVIIFASVGAGMHINAIVYKY is encoded by the coding sequence ATGAATATAAAAATCACAGGAACAGGAAGTTACATACCTTCTATTGTTCAAGAAAACGACAAATTTCTCAATCATTCGTTCCTCAATAATGATGGAACTCCCTTTGAAAATGACAATACTGTCATAATTGATAAATTTAAATCCATTACAGGGATATCTGAACGTCGTTATGTTAAAGAAGAGTTCACATCTTCAGACATCGGATTTCTTGCTGCGGAGAAAGCTATAGCCAATGCTAACATCGATCCAGAAACTATAGATTACATTGTTTTTGCTCATAATTTTGGAGACATGCCTTACGGAAGTAATCAAAGTGATATGTTACCTGGTCTAGCTGTACGCGTGAAACACAAGCTAAAAATTAAAAATCCTAAATGCGTTGCTTACGATTTACTTTTCGGATGTCCCGGTTGGATTGAAGGTGTAATACAAGCACAAGCATTTATAAAAGCTGGCATTGCTAAACGTTGTTTGGTTATCGGTTCTGAAACCTTGTCTAGAGTTGTAGATAAGCACGACAGAGATGCCATGATTTTCTCAGACGGTGCAGGCGCTTGTATCCTTGAAGAAACAAGTGAACCTGGTGGAATTTTATCTCACGTTACAGAAAGTTACACGCTCGATAACGCTTTTCATTTATCGTATGGAAAATCGTTTAATACCGATTTAGATGAAACGACCAAGTATATAAAAATGGATGGTCGAAAAATATATGAATTTGCATTAACCCATGTACCAGCAGCTATGAAAGCATGTTTAGATGCTAGTGGTTACGATATTATAGATGTAAAGAAAGTGTTTATTCATCAAGCCAATGAAAAGATGGATGACGCCATTTTAAAGCGATTCTATCGTTTATTTAAAATGAAAACACCCGAGAATATTATGCCTATGACTATCGGGAATTTAGGTAATAGTTCTGTAGCTACCGTACCTACACTTTTCGATATTGTTAGACACAATAAATTAGAAAATCATAGTCTTAACACAGGCGATGTTATTATATTTGCAAGCGTTGGTGCAGGAATGCACATTAATGCTATAGTATACAAATATTAA
- a CDS encoding methyltransferase domain-containing protein, whose protein sequence is MYESHFPHKRYKNTIEFLEQHVTKASNILDLGVVNPFTKVMEDHGFKVTNTTGEDLDLDTSALTQSNADVVTAFEIFEHLLSPFTVLKAIKADKLVASVPLKLWFAEAYRSKTDMRDRHYHEFEDWQFDWLLEKAGWEIKARHKWTNPTNKIGIRPILRRFTPRYYIVYAERISK, encoded by the coding sequence ATGTACGAAAGTCATTTTCCGCATAAGCGATATAAAAACACTATTGAATTCTTAGAACAACACGTCACAAAAGCGTCTAATATTTTAGACTTAGGTGTTGTAAATCCGTTTACTAAAGTCATGGAAGACCATGGATTTAAAGTAACGAATACTACAGGTGAAGATTTAGATCTTGACACTTCAGCTTTAACACAATCTAATGCCGATGTGGTCACCGCTTTCGAAATTTTCGAACACCTCTTATCACCTTTTACGGTTTTAAAAGCTATTAAAGCCGATAAGTTAGTTGCCAGTGTGCCTCTTAAATTATGGTTTGCAGAAGCGTATAGAAGTAAAACCGATATGCGAGATAGGCATTACCACGAATTTGAAGATTGGCAGTTCGATTGGTTACTAGAAAAAGCTGGCTGGGAAATAAAAGCACGTCATAAATGGACAAACCCAACGAATAAAATTGGTATCCGTCCTATTCTTAGGCGTTTTACGCCACGCTACTATATTGTTTATGCTGAACGGATTTCAAAATAA
- a CDS encoding UbiA prenyltransferase family protein — translation MEILEKLFKFYLNASIHVALSVFSLAWITLLKFDLAFDESVMYFIFFASITGYNFVKYFGLAKFHRRALASWLRAIQLFSVFCFLFMCYFVLKLEFNTILYLCGFGIVTFMYAIPFLPKRFFVDKHHNLRSVSGLKVYLIGLVWAGVTVLLPLLNQHYQFNTDVFLTCFQRFIFIIALMLPFELRDLKYDSLKLGTIPQKIGVNNTKKLGGLLALVFFFLEYFRTELDGRFIVIQLIVAVMLILAIYFSKHSRSDVYTSFWVEGIPIVWLGLELFLTL, via the coding sequence ATGGAGATTCTAGAAAAGCTTTTTAAATTTTATTTAAATGCTAGTATACATGTAGCGTTATCGGTGTTTTCTTTGGCATGGATAACCTTATTGAAATTTGACTTAGCTTTTGATGAGAGCGTGATGTATTTCATCTTTTTTGCTTCAATTACGGGCTATAACTTTGTAAAGTATTTTGGTTTAGCAAAATTTCACCGTAGAGCATTGGCAAGTTGGTTACGTGCCATTCAGCTTTTTTCAGTATTCTGTTTTTTATTCATGTGCTATTTCGTTCTAAAATTAGAGTTTAATACCATTTTGTATCTCTGTGGTTTTGGAATAGTAACTTTTATGTATGCGATACCATTTCTGCCGAAACGTTTTTTTGTAGATAAACATCATAACTTAAGAAGCGTTAGCGGACTAAAAGTATATTTAATTGGCTTAGTGTGGGCAGGAGTAACCGTGTTATTGCCTTTGTTAAATCAGCACTATCAATTCAATACAGACGTATTTTTAACGTGCTTTCAGCGTTTTATTTTTATAATCGCTTTAATGTTGCCTTTTGAACTTCGTGATTTAAAATACGATAGTTTAAAATTGGGTACAATTCCTCAGAAAATAGGCGTAAATAACACTAAAAAATTAGGTGGTTTACTTGCTTTGGTATTCTTCTTTTTGGAATATTTTAGAACTGAATTAGATGGGAGGTTTATTGTAATTCAGTTAATTGTTGCAGTAATGTTAATTCTAGCGATATACTTTTCTAAACACTCCAGGAGCGATGTGTATACCTCGTTTTGGGTGGAAGGTATCCCAATTGTATGGTTGGGATTAGAATTGTTTCTTACTCTGTAG
- a CDS encoding valine--tRNA ligase, translating to MDIPSKYDANSVESKWYDYWMKNNYFHSTPDEREPYTIVIPPPNVTGVLHMGHMLNNTIQDVLVRRARLLGKNACWVPGTDHASIATEAKVVAKLKEQGIDKNDLTRDEFLAHAWEWTEEYGGVILEQLKKLGCSCDWDRTKFTMDDDMSEAVIKVFVDLHNKGLIYRGYRMVNWDPEAQTTLSDEEVIHEERQGNLYYINYKIEGSDDTLTIATTRPETIFGDTAICINPNDERFTHLKGKKAIVPISNRVVPIIEDEYVDLEFGTGCLKVTPAHDENDKNLGDKHNLEVIDIFNANATLNSFGLQFEGQDRFEARKNVAKELEALGILVKTEVHVNKVGTSERTKAVIEPRLSDQWFLKMEDLVKPAIEAVLGEDAVIKLFPKKFENTYRHWMENIRDWNISRQLLWGQQIPAYFYGDGKEDFVVAETIEKAVTLAQEKTGKADLKAEDLKQDTDALDTWFSSWLWPMSVFDGISNPENEEIKYYYPTNDLVTGPDILFFWVARMIIAGYEYKDERPFNNVYLTGLVRDKQRRKMSKSLGNSPDALKLIEDYSADGVRVGLLLSSAAGNDLMFDEALCQQGKGFGNKIWNAFNLTNLWDVSETIEQPQSSKIALEWYEAKFQDALVEIEDHFSKYRLSDALMSIYKLIYDDFCGWLLEIVKPAYQQPIDATTYNSVMARFEDNLKILHPFMPFLTEDIWQYIAERTPEEALIVAKWPEAKAINKDLITQFEFASEVISGIRTVRKEKNIAFKDAIGFSVINNENANTAFDAVISKLGNLEAIDYVTEPVEGALTFRVKSNEYFIPMEGAIDVEAEIVKLTEELKYTEGFLKSVQKKLSNERFVAGAPEQVIANERKKEADALAKIETITSSLASLK from the coding sequence ATGGATATTCCTTCAAAATATGATGCTAATTCAGTAGAAAGTAAATGGTACGATTACTGGATGAAAAACAATTATTTTCATTCTACACCAGACGAAAGAGAACCGTATACTATTGTAATTCCGCCACCAAATGTTACCGGTGTGTTGCATATGGGACACATGCTAAATAATACCATTCAAGATGTATTGGTGCGCCGTGCCCGTTTGTTAGGTAAGAATGCATGTTGGGTGCCTGGAACCGATCACGCCTCTATTGCTACCGAAGCCAAAGTAGTTGCTAAATTAAAGGAACAAGGCATAGATAAAAACGACCTTACTCGCGACGAATTCTTAGCACATGCTTGGGAATGGACAGAAGAGTACGGTGGTGTTATTCTTGAGCAACTTAAAAAATTAGGATGTTCTTGTGATTGGGATAGAACTAAATTTACAATGGACGACGATATGTCGGAAGCTGTAATTAAAGTGTTTGTCGACTTACATAACAAAGGTTTAATTTACCGCGGTTATCGTATGGTAAACTGGGACCCAGAAGCACAAACGACCTTGTCTGACGAAGAAGTTATTCACGAAGAACGTCAAGGGAACTTATATTATATTAATTATAAAATTGAAGGTAGCGACGATACCTTAACCATTGCAACTACACGTCCTGAAACTATTTTTGGAGATACAGCCATTTGTATTAACCCGAACGATGAGCGTTTTACACACTTAAAAGGAAAGAAAGCGATAGTGCCAATTTCTAATCGTGTGGTGCCAATTATAGAAGATGAATATGTCGATTTAGAATTCGGTACAGGATGTTTAAAAGTAACGCCTGCACACGACGAAAACGATAAGAATTTAGGTGATAAGCACAATTTAGAAGTGATTGATATCTTTAATGCGAATGCGACTTTAAATAGTTTCGGATTGCAATTTGAAGGTCAAGATCGATTTGAAGCTAGAAAAAATGTAGCTAAAGAATTAGAAGCTTTAGGGATTTTAGTAAAAACTGAAGTTCACGTAAATAAAGTAGGAACGTCTGAGCGTACTAAAGCGGTTATCGAACCTCGCTTAAGCGACCAGTGGTTCTTAAAAATGGAAGATTTAGTGAAGCCTGCTATCGAAGCGGTTTTAGGTGAAGATGCCGTAATTAAATTATTCCCGAAGAAGTTCGAAAACACCTACCGTCACTGGATGGAAAATATCCGTGATTGGAATATTTCACGTCAGTTATTATGGGGACAACAAATTCCTGCATATTTCTATGGCGATGGGAAAGAAGATTTTGTAGTTGCTGAAACTATTGAAAAAGCAGTAACCTTAGCACAGGAAAAAACGGGAAAAGCCGATTTAAAAGCTGAAGACTTAAAACAAGATACCGATGCTTTAGATACTTGGTTCTCGTCTTGGTTATGGCCAATGAGTGTATTCGACGGGATTAGTAATCCAGAGAATGAAGAAATCAAGTATTATTACCCAACAAACGATTTAGTAACCGGGCCAGACATTTTATTTTTCTGGGTGGCTAGAATGATTATTGCGGGTTACGAATACAAAGACGAAAGACCATTTAATAACGTATACTTAACGGGATTAGTTCGCGATAAGCAACGTCGTAAAATGAGTAAATCTCTTGGTAATTCACCAGACGCTTTAAAGTTGATAGAAGATTATAGTGCAGATGGTGTGCGTGTAGGATTGCTTTTAAGTTCGGCGGCCGGAAACGATTTAATGTTCGATGAAGCCCTTTGCCAACAAGGAAAAGGATTCGGAAATAAAATTTGGAATGCTTTTAACTTAACCAATTTATGGGACGTTAGTGAAACTATTGAGCAACCACAGTCTAGTAAAATTGCTCTGGAATGGTACGAAGCGAAGTTCCAAGATGCACTAGTAGAAATTGAAGACCACTTTAGCAAATACCGTTTAAGCGATGCCTTAATGAGTATTTATAAATTGATTTACGACGATTTCTGTGGCTGGTTACTAGAGATTGTTAAACCTGCATATCAGCAACCAATCGATGCTACAACGTACAATAGTGTAATGGCTCGTTTCGAAGATAATTTAAAAATTCTTCACCCGTTTATGCCGTTCTTAACCGAAGATATTTGGCAATATATTGCTGAACGTACTCCTGAAGAAGCGTTAATCGTTGCAAAATGGCCAGAAGCGAAGGCGATAAATAAAGATTTAATTACTCAGTTTGAATTTGCTTCGGAAGTGATTTCAGGAATTAGAACCGTTCGTAAAGAGAAAAATATTGCGTTTAAAGACGCCATTGGTTTCTCTGTAATTAATAATGAAAATGCGAATACTGCTTTCGATGCTGTAATCTCTAAATTAGGGAACTTGGAGGCTATCGATTATGTTACAGAACCAGTAGAAGGCGCTTTAACATTCCGAGTAAAATCTAACGAGTATTTTATTCCTATGGAAGGCGCTATAGATGTTGAAGCGGAGATTGTGAAGCTAACAGAAGAATTAAAATACACCGAAGGTTTCTTAAAATCGGTTCAAAAGAAGTTATCTAACGAACGTTTTGTAGCAGGAGCACCTGAGCAAGTCATTGCTAACGAACGTAAAAAAGAAGCAGATGCTTTAGCTAAAATTGAAACGATTACATCTAGTTTAGCGAGTTTAAAGTAA
- a CDS encoding acyltransferase family protein, giving the protein MIEKLNTLFLKKDSLPKKNGPFLKHFHYFRGFAIINIVFAHLISYSPAPSSLIDSSRTELLNSLREILFHNSTIYFLFVSGFLFYYLSSNFRINAYYKNKLKNVIVPYILISTLLLLIKSFRSFDQFNINEFSIEWFNNIIYGKSQLQFWYIPFISIVFLISPLLLLVPYNIRIKAFPLILLLPLLGTRTGTNITFYQFLYFFPIYIIGMHTAMRYEKLVFFIKKYFTLVIIISITSTIMILLFMIFDWESEYGIFSITEGLFYLQKISFTIIILKYLKSLQYKNLTVLNDFATFSFGIYFTHLILNGVLIKVKLILLELVANYSEVFLAPLIITYSIILIFINLEVLKLIKKIFKKKSRFLVGI; this is encoded by the coding sequence ATGATTGAAAAATTAAATACATTATTTCTTAAAAAAGATAGTTTACCCAAAAAAAACGGACCATTCTTAAAGCATTTCCATTATTTTAGAGGGTTCGCAATCATTAATATAGTATTTGCTCATTTAATAAGTTATTCTCCTGCACCAAGCTCTCTAATTGACAGTAGCAGAACTGAATTATTAAATTCATTGAGAGAGATTTTATTTCATAATTCTACCATATATTTTTTGTTTGTATCTGGTTTTCTATTTTATTATTTATCATCCAATTTTCGAATAAATGCTTATTATAAAAATAAATTGAAAAATGTAATCGTACCGTACATACTAATTTCAACACTTCTATTATTAATTAAATCTTTCAGATCCTTTGACCAATTCAACATCAATGAATTTTCTATAGAATGGTTTAACAATATTATCTATGGAAAATCACAACTTCAATTTTGGTACATTCCATTTATTTCTATAGTATTTTTAATTAGCCCTTTGCTATTATTAGTACCTTATAATATAAGGATAAAGGCATTTCCTTTAATTTTGTTATTACCTCTATTAGGAACCAGAACCGGGACAAACATTACATTTTATCAATTTCTTTATTTCTTTCCAATTTATATAATCGGAATGCATACAGCAATGCGCTATGAAAAATTGGTTTTCTTTATAAAAAAGTATTTTACTTTAGTTATAATCATTTCTATTACATCTACAATTATGATTTTATTATTTATGATTTTTGATTGGGAATCAGAATATGGTATATTTAGTATAACTGAAGGCCTGTTTTATTTACAAAAAATATCTTTTACAATAATTATTTTAAAATACCTTAAATCACTTCAGTATAAAAATTTAACGGTTCTAAATGATTTTGCAACCTTTAGCTTTGGTATCTATTTCACTCACCTAATATTAAACGGGGTATTAATTAAAGTAAAATTAATTTTATTAGAATTAGTTGCTAATTATTCAGAGGTATTTCTTGCTCCTCTTATCATAACGTATTCAATTATTCTGATATTTATTAATTTAGAAGTATTAAAATTAATAAAAAAAATATTTAAGAAAAAATCACGATTCCTTGTTGGAATATAA
- a CDS encoding DUF1573 domain-containing protein produces MKQFITILFIGLISFSIQAQDKVAKIEFKSDTIDYGTIEKGADGVRVFEFTNTGDAPLIVSKVTSSCGCTVPKKPEGPIMPGKTGEISVKYDTNRVMPIRKTITVMSNADTPTVALKIKGDVIDPTKS; encoded by the coding sequence ATGAAACAATTTATAACTATTTTATTTATCGGATTAATTAGCTTCTCAATTCAAGCACAAGATAAAGTTGCTAAAATTGAATTTAAATCGGATACTATCGACTACGGAACGATTGAAAAAGGGGCAGATGGTGTACGTGTATTTGAATTTACAAACACAGGAGATGCACCACTTATTGTATCTAAAGTTACATCTAGTTGTGGATGTACAGTACCAAAAAAACCAGAAGGACCTATTATGCCAGGAAAAACTGGAGAGATTTCTGTAAAATACGATACGAACCGCGTCATGCCAATTAGAAAAACCATTACAGTTATGTCTAATGCAGACACACCAACGGTAGCTTTAAAAATTAAAGGTGACGTTATTGATCCAACAAAATCATAA